From Paenibacillus polymyxa, the proteins below share one genomic window:
- a CDS encoding carbohydrate ABC transporter permease, which translates to MGLLNALKKMGVFSLLAFLVVTQLYPLFWLLTYSLKTNEEILSSSFFALPQVPQWHNYQEAYESGSYLRYLGNSVLVTGVTMIFVIVLSSMTAYAITRFRWRFGAVVLTLFLVGMMIPMQATLLPLMVMFKNVHILNTYFSLILPYIAFQTPIAVFILSGFMRSIPHEIEESAYIDGASIYRIFRSVILPISIPPIMTVCILTFINIWNEYIMAATFISSEKLKTLPFGVYTFVSQYSVNYGNIGAFLVMGALPVIIIYFVLSEKITKGMVAGAVKG; encoded by the coding sequence ATGGGACTGTTGAACGCTTTGAAAAAAATGGGGGTTTTCTCCCTGTTGGCCTTCTTAGTGGTCACCCAGCTGTATCCACTCTTTTGGCTGCTGACCTATTCGTTGAAGACGAATGAAGAGATATTAAGTTCAAGCTTCTTTGCACTCCCTCAAGTGCCCCAGTGGCACAACTACCAGGAAGCCTATGAATCAGGGAGCTACTTGCGTTATTTAGGAAACAGTGTGCTGGTGACCGGGGTTACAATGATTTTTGTCATTGTATTAAGCTCGATGACTGCTTATGCAATTACACGTTTTCGCTGGCGTTTCGGGGCTGTTGTGCTGACATTGTTTTTGGTCGGGATGATGATCCCCATGCAAGCTACACTGCTACCGCTGATGGTGATGTTTAAAAACGTCCATATTCTGAATACGTATTTCTCGCTGATTTTACCCTACATTGCTTTTCAGACACCGATTGCGGTCTTCATCCTATCCGGCTTTATGCGGTCCATTCCCCACGAAATTGAAGAATCCGCCTACATTGACGGAGCGAGCATCTATCGTATCTTCCGCAGTGTAATCTTACCCATCTCGATTCCGCCTATCATGACAGTGTGTATTTTAACCTTCATTAATATTTGGAATGAATACATTATGGCTGCCACCTTTATCTCGTCCGAAAAGCTAAAAACGCTCCCTTTCGGCGTATATACGTTCGTCAGCCAGTATTCTGTGAATTATGGCAACATTGGTGCTTTTTTAGTCATGGGGGCCTTACCAGTCATTATTATTTATTTTGTCCTGTCCGAAAAAATCACCAAGGGCATGGTTGCAGGAGCGGTTAAAGGATAG
- a CDS encoding carbohydrate ABC transporter permease, translating to MNVLKVPARTIAVFVLPCLLLYTCMVFVPILVSVYCGLLDWNGIAEAKFVGLANFKRIFTADPVFWPSVKRTMMFAVFSMLEIPFCLLLAILLNRYVRKANTLVTMYFLPVILSVVIIGQLWKTIYNPASMGGMLNGILMAVGLESWTRSWLTEPQIAMYALYFVSLWQYFGYHLLIQFTGVQNIPNELYEAAKIDGAEGFKADRYITLPLIVPIFKISIVLAFIGSLQSFDLIWVMTGGGPAHATDTVSTYMYNMSFLSMKYGYGSALASFLVVICLSFTIVINFVFKRIENKVS from the coding sequence ATGAATGTACTGAAGGTGCCGGCACGCACGATTGCCGTTTTCGTGCTGCCCTGCCTGTTGCTGTATACCTGTATGGTATTTGTTCCGATTCTGGTATCTGTGTATTGCGGGTTGCTGGATTGGAACGGAATTGCAGAGGCGAAGTTTGTGGGGCTGGCTAATTTCAAACGAATTTTTACAGCCGATCCAGTGTTCTGGCCGTCCGTGAAGCGGACGATGATGTTCGCTGTATTTTCCATGCTGGAAATTCCATTCTGTCTGCTGCTGGCCATTTTACTCAATCGTTATGTGCGTAAGGCAAATACATTGGTAACGATGTATTTTCTGCCGGTCATTCTATCGGTGGTCATTATCGGGCAGTTGTGGAAAACGATCTATAATCCGGCCTCGATGGGTGGGATGCTGAACGGTATATTGATGGCGGTCGGACTGGAAAGCTGGACACGCTCTTGGCTGACAGAACCGCAGATAGCAATGTATGCTCTATATTTTGTATCGTTGTGGCAATATTTTGGCTACCATTTGCTTATCCAGTTTACTGGGGTACAAAACATACCCAATGAGCTGTATGAAGCAGCTAAAATTGATGGGGCAGAAGGATTCAAAGCAGACCGTTACATTACGTTGCCGCTCATTGTGCCTATTTTCAAAATATCTATTGTATTAGCCTTTATCGGGTCCTTGCAATCGTTTGATTTGATCTGGGTGATGACGGGTGGAGGACCAGCCCATGCGACGGATACAGTATCCACGTATATGTACAATATGTCCTTTTTATCTATGAAATACGGGTATGGCAGTGCATTGGCTTCGTTTCTCGTAGTAATCTGCTTGTCATTTACAATTGTGATAAATTTTGTTTTCAAACGAATCGAAAATAAGGTAAGCTAA
- a CDS encoding extracellular solute-binding protein: MSRVKMKAFAVVAAGALALTLAACNNGQSASPGNSGEKGGGNVTKDVTITFQNINPDPSTPSYKMIKQIVSQYEQDHPHVKIELDSLNTDQQKLKLKTQAAAKEVPDITIVNPAAQMKPFVDAGLLAPLNDVADKEGLKDTFQDGLLNYYSFDDKLYAFPDGNNIEVVFYNKELFEQAGIQKLPTTFDELITTVKTLKAKGITPIAIGEKDSWTGSLLFMNILLRTNEGPNFLNDVLDGKKTFNDPAFVEAVDAFQELVQAGAFPDGATSIDYNAGGNIFKTGKAAMYIMGTWETGSIDASPVAGKVGAFQFPTVNGKGNVNEYVIAPGSAFAVSANSEHLQETKDFLHYFITEMPKIQFDLKNAIGSGQKMKGDLKEAGYSELAISLNELFKNVKGGDLAFDNTMNPAIAQAHLSSIQNLFVQQEDSAQVAKEHQNTFEANK, encoded by the coding sequence ATGAGCAGAGTAAAAATGAAAGCGTTTGCCGTTGTGGCGGCGGGCGCCTTGGCATTGACGCTGGCAGCTTGTAATAACGGACAGAGCGCAAGTCCGGGAAATTCAGGGGAAAAGGGTGGAGGCAATGTAACGAAGGATGTGACGATTACCTTTCAAAACATCAATCCTGATCCGAGCACCCCTTCATACAAAATGATAAAGCAGATTGTAAGTCAATACGAGCAGGATCATCCTCATGTCAAAATTGAATTGGATTCGCTAAATACAGATCAGCAAAAGCTCAAGCTGAAAACACAAGCAGCAGCGAAGGAAGTACCGGATATTACGATTGTAAATCCGGCTGCACAGATGAAGCCATTCGTAGATGCTGGGCTACTGGCACCATTAAATGATGTAGCTGATAAAGAGGGGTTAAAAGATACGTTTCAGGATGGCCTTCTTAATTACTATAGCTTCGATGATAAGCTTTACGCTTTTCCGGATGGTAACAATATAGAAGTGGTCTTTTACAATAAAGAACTGTTCGAGCAGGCGGGAATTCAAAAGTTGCCGACCACCTTTGATGAGCTGATAACAACGGTGAAGACACTGAAGGCAAAGGGAATTACTCCAATTGCTATTGGGGAAAAGGATTCATGGACCGGTTCCCTCCTTTTTATGAATATTCTGTTGCGTACAAATGAAGGACCAAATTTCCTCAATGATGTGCTGGATGGCAAAAAGACGTTTAACGACCCGGCTTTTGTGGAAGCTGTGGATGCATTTCAGGAATTGGTGCAGGCCGGGGCTTTCCCTGATGGAGCTACATCTATTGACTATAATGCAGGCGGTAATATTTTTAAAACAGGGAAAGCTGCGATGTATATTATGGGCACCTGGGAAACAGGTTCTATTGATGCCTCCCCGGTAGCGGGTAAGGTCGGAGCGTTTCAATTCCCTACGGTGAATGGCAAAGGGAATGTGAATGAGTATGTCATTGCGCCGGGTAGCGCGTTTGCGGTATCTGCGAATAGTGAACATTTACAGGAGACGAAGGACTTTCTGCACTATTTTATTACAGAGATGCCCAAGATTCAGTTTGATCTGAAGAATGCAATTGGCAGCGGTCAGAAAATGAAAGGCGATCTGAAGGAAGCGGGTTATTCCGAGTTAGCCATTAGTCTCAATGAGCTGTTCAAAAATGTAAAAGGAGGGGACCTTGCTTTTGATAATACGATGAATCCGGCTATTGCGCAGGCGCATCTGAGTAGCATTCAAAACCTGTTTGTGCAACAAGAAGACTCTGCGCAAGTTGCGAAGGAACATCAGAACACTTTTGAAGCCAATAAATAA
- a CDS encoding sensor histidine kinase, translating into MMRRFQSIQYRLFVLFLLSMSSIVLAVSLLFYNRTTVQFHDKISELARKNVSQTAGLFELLLDSYNSLSKSISNNMDLVRLLTTDHSDLPAVNYINERTITNILGAIYYSREDLIGIHVITDTGKVYNYGNYMNVIDTHYEHTEWYREIRRSAGKIAWLGVYPHSVIDQVETRPVFAFGRQLYDLDEHKPIGIVLFEAEPRSILSALHNLRLSTNSQVYLLGHENRIVSATSSDPPPDLRNLEPQVPEEDVIVDRNNEKVVIASKLPFADWSVISVTPSEDLNVELAQTQRYLFIVAPILIMVSALIASIVSRGISLPLKRVIREMKRVETGNFRHTVNIESYEEINQLATSFNHMVRQIAELIELVRISSVSEKNAELHALQTQVNPHFLYNTLDMIYWMLDEKGQDQLGEVVLSLSHMFRYSSHWEEGADVSLREEVEQVGHYLTIIQARLEGRLSVDVHIEERWLDIRLPKMTLQPLIENAVKHGLEPLHADTVGTLLVRAEEYGGVLSLHIIDNGVGMEYERWGVVQVALAEPGKQAGSGQAGGIGLQNLNLRLRHMFGEEYGLRISSAPGAGTTVTVSVPLPQKEEKHEYSDS; encoded by the coding sequence ATGATGCGCCGTTTTCAATCCATTCAATACCGCTTGTTTGTTCTGTTCCTATTGAGCATGTCCAGCATTGTGCTGGCGGTCAGTCTATTATTTTACAACCGTACTACGGTGCAGTTCCATGATAAGATCAGTGAGCTTGCGCGTAAAAATGTATCTCAGACAGCAGGTCTGTTCGAATTGCTGCTCGACAGCTATAACAGTCTCTCCAAGTCGATCAGCAACAATATGGATTTGGTTCGTCTGCTGACGACAGATCATAGTGATTTACCTGCTGTCAATTACATCAACGAACGTACGATTACGAATATCCTTGGAGCCATCTACTATTCGCGCGAGGATCTAATCGGCATTCATGTCATCACAGACACAGGTAAGGTATACAATTATGGGAATTACATGAATGTCATTGATACTCATTACGAGCATACGGAATGGTACAGGGAAATTCGAAGGTCGGCAGGCAAAATTGCATGGCTGGGTGTTTATCCTCACTCTGTCATCGACCAAGTGGAAACCAGGCCTGTGTTTGCATTTGGACGGCAGCTCTATGATCTGGATGAACACAAGCCGATTGGTATTGTTCTATTTGAGGCTGAACCGCGTTCAATATTGTCCGCTCTCCACAATTTACGGCTGAGCACTAATAGTCAGGTCTATCTGTTGGGCCATGAAAATCGAATTGTATCGGCTACTTCTTCTGATCCACCACCAGATTTGCGAAATCTAGAGCCACAGGTCCCGGAGGAGGATGTAATTGTAGATCGGAATAATGAGAAAGTTGTAATCGCTTCCAAACTTCCGTTTGCCGATTGGTCGGTGATTAGTGTGACACCCAGCGAGGATCTGAATGTGGAACTGGCTCAAACTCAAAGGTACTTATTTATCGTGGCACCTATACTCATTATGGTGTCGGCGCTAATTGCGTCTATCGTCTCCAGGGGCATCTCCCTTCCGCTCAAACGAGTTATTCGGGAAATGAAACGGGTAGAGACAGGCAATTTCCGCCACACGGTAAACATCGAATCCTATGAAGAAATCAACCAGTTGGCTACTTCTTTCAACCATATGGTAAGACAGATTGCAGAACTGATTGAGTTAGTGCGTATATCATCGGTCAGCGAAAAAAATGCAGAGCTGCACGCTCTACAGACGCAGGTTAATCCGCATTTTTTGTACAATACACTGGATATGATCTATTGGATGCTGGATGAAAAGGGACAGGATCAGCTTGGTGAGGTGGTTCTCTCCTTATCCCATATGTTTCGTTACAGCAGTCACTGGGAAGAGGGAGCCGATGTAAGCCTACGGGAAGAAGTAGAGCAGGTCGGCCACTACCTCACCATTATTCAAGCTCGGCTGGAGGGCAGGCTATCTGTTGACGTCCACATTGAAGAACGATGGCTGGATATCCGTTTACCTAAAATGACCTTACAGCCGTTGATTGAAAATGCGGTGAAACATGGGCTGGAGCCTCTTCATGCAGATACAGTTGGCACACTGCTCGTCAGAGCGGAGGAGTATGGCGGTGTATTGAGCCTGCACATCATCGACAACGGTGTAGGGATGGAATATGAACGATGGGGGGTGGTCCAGGTCGCTTTGGCAGAACCCGGCAAACAGGCGGGCAGCGGGCAGGCGGGAGGCATCGGCCTGCAAAACCTAAATTTACGGCTACGGCACATGTTCGGAGAAGAGTACGGCCTACGGATCTCCAGCGCACCAGGGGCCGGAACGACAGTCACTGTAAGTGTGCCTCTGCCACAGAAGGAGGAGAAACATGAATATTCTGATAGCTGA
- a CDS encoding response regulator encodes MNILIADDENMIRQGIRRTIGQALPTCGIHLAASTEEAAGILAEHPVDIVLTDILMPGMDGLEFMRISKRKHPHLQWVVISAHSDFQYAQRAVKLGAKDYLLKPIGKKKLLECIEVLAAEALVASQQANEGRLLKSNMVYLREAVFQRYALGLDTGKLDIQPFVENYPEFHLFMVRMEPDHKQTHLEHFMIENVLSELIEAGGSGFVVSLDRHSLLGIARLRDEAEAARLETLLESHLKRYVRVPLQITRSGVHHNFSSIPEEVARLRRTPEEIAAAAADTGECLRKGMHTVDVALQYIRAHFTEELSLEKVASIVFLNPVYFSQLFKQKTGQGYKDYVISLRMEEAKRLLNDPHLRLADISERIGYQDMRHFTQVFRRKCGMTPTEYRHQGVK; translated from the coding sequence ATGAATATTCTGATAGCTGACGATGAGAATATGATTCGACAGGGGATTCGGCGTACTATTGGCCAAGCACTACCAACCTGCGGCATTCATCTCGCTGCTTCCACCGAGGAAGCAGCAGGCATTCTGGCGGAGCATCCTGTAGATATTGTGTTAACTGATATCCTGATGCCCGGTATGGATGGTCTGGAATTCATGCGTATTTCCAAGCGAAAGCATCCTCATCTGCAGTGGGTTGTCATTTCGGCCCATTCCGACTTCCAATATGCGCAAAGAGCAGTAAAGCTGGGTGCCAAAGACTACCTGTTAAAGCCGATCGGTAAAAAGAAGCTACTGGAATGCATTGAAGTGTTAGCAGCCGAAGCCCTTGTGGCCTCGCAACAGGCAAACGAGGGCAGGCTTCTTAAATCCAATATGGTTTATTTGCGTGAAGCTGTTTTCCAGCGTTATGCACTCGGATTGGATACAGGTAAGCTGGATATACAGCCCTTCGTCGAAAATTATCCAGAATTCCATCTTTTTATGGTTCGCATGGAACCTGACCACAAGCAGACGCATTTGGAGCATTTTATGATTGAAAATGTACTGTCCGAGCTCATTGAGGCTGGAGGCAGCGGCTTTGTCGTTAGTCTAGACCGCCATAGTCTGCTGGGGATTGCAAGGTTAAGGGATGAAGCAGAGGCTGCACGGCTAGAGACGTTGCTTGAATCCCATTTGAAGCGTTATGTCAGGGTGCCTCTGCAAATTACACGTTCAGGTGTTCACCACAATTTCTCATCCATACCTGAAGAGGTAGCGCGACTAAGACGAACACCAGAGGAGATTGCAGCCGCAGCAGCGGATACAGGAGAATGCCTCCGCAAGGGTATGCATACGGTTGATGTAGCATTGCAATATATTCGGGCACACTTTACAGAGGAGCTGTCACTGGAAAAAGTGGCCTCAATCGTATTTTTAAATCCGGTGTATTTCAGCCAGTTATTCAAGCAAAAGACGGGACAAGGCTATAAGGATTACGTTATTTCATTGCGTATGGAAGAGGCAAAGCGGCTGCTAAATGATCCTCATCTACGGCTGGCTGATATTTCCGAGCGGATTGGATATCAAGATATGAGGCATTTTACACAGGTATTTCGGCGCAAATGTGGAATGACTCCGACCGAGTATCGGCATCAAGGAGTTA